Proteins found in one Arachis stenosperma cultivar V10309 chromosome 8, arast.V10309.gnm1.PFL2, whole genome shotgun sequence genomic segment:
- the LOC130944823 gene encoding transcription factor MYB48-like isoform X1: MGKMVNEEQQKQSQKQEFRKGPWTEQEDLKLVSFVGLFGDRKWDFIAKVSGLNRTGKSCRLRWVNYLHPGLKRGKLTPFEEKLVLDLHSKWGNRWSRIARKLPGRTDNEIKNYFRTHMRKKAQEEKRALASPSSSSCHSSLSSNNNNNQAVDSHASKKAGEESFYDTGGPVMTVDCSTDLKEEEGFSMDDIWKDIELCEEKNIVVYDGNKSEEGCNFSSPPSWEYSSDPLWVMDEQSVLFPTSDPYFSSFLTG, from the exons atgggaaAAATGGTTAACGAAGAGCAACAGAAGCAATCGCAGAAGCAGGAATTTCGAAAGGGGCCATGGACTGAGCAAGAGGACTTGAAGTTAGTTTCATTTGTGGGGCTGTTTGGAGACAGGAAATGGGACTTTATAGCAAAGGTTTCAG GTCTCAATCGAACTGGTAAGAGCTGCCGCCTCCGCTGGGTTAACTACCTCCACCCCGGCCTCAAACGTGGCAAGCTCACTCCCTTTGAAGAGAAGCTTGTCTTGGACCTCCACTCCAAGTGGGGCAATAG ATGGTCAAGAATTGCTCGGAAGCTGCCCGGGCGCACGGACAACGAGATCAAGAATTACTTTAGAACTCACATGAGGAAGAAGGCTCAAGAGGAGAAGCGCGCGCTTGCATCACCAAGTTCGTCAAGCTGCCATTCCTCACTCTCttcaaacaacaacaacaaccaagCTGTTGATTCGCATGCTTCCAAGAAAGCTGGAGAAGAGAGCTTCTATGACACAGGGGGGCCCGTCATGACTGTGGACTGCTCAACCGATttgaaggaagaagaagggtTCTCCATGGATGATATATGGAAAGATATTGAGCTTTGTGAAGAGAAGAACATTGTTGTTTATGATGGGAATAAGAGTGAAGAGGGTTGCAACTTCTCAAGTCCACCATCATGGGAGTATTCTTCTGACCCACTTTGGGTGATGGATGAACAAAGTGTGTTATTCCCAACTAGTGACCCATATTTTTCCTCATTTCTAACTGGCTAA
- the LOC130944823 gene encoding transcription factor MYB48-like isoform X2, which translates to MGLYSKGFRFEGGGRHLIGLNRTGKSCRLRWVNYLHPGLKRGKLTPFEEKLVLDLHSKWGNRWSRIARKLPGRTDNEIKNYFRTHMRKKAQEEKRALASPSSSSCHSSLSSNNNNNQAVDSHASKKAGEESFYDTGGPVMTVDCSTDLKEEEGFSMDDIWKDIELCEEKNIVVYDGNKSEEGCNFSSPPSWEYSSDPLWVMDEQSVLFPTSDPYFSSFLTG; encoded by the exons ATGGGACTTTATAGCAAAGGTTTCAGGTTTGAAGGTGGCGGGAGACACTTGATAG GTCTCAATCGAACTGGTAAGAGCTGCCGCCTCCGCTGGGTTAACTACCTCCACCCCGGCCTCAAACGTGGCAAGCTCACTCCCTTTGAAGAGAAGCTTGTCTTGGACCTCCACTCCAAGTGGGGCAATAG ATGGTCAAGAATTGCTCGGAAGCTGCCCGGGCGCACGGACAACGAGATCAAGAATTACTTTAGAACTCACATGAGGAAGAAGGCTCAAGAGGAGAAGCGCGCGCTTGCATCACCAAGTTCGTCAAGCTGCCATTCCTCACTCTCttcaaacaacaacaacaaccaagCTGTTGATTCGCATGCTTCCAAGAAAGCTGGAGAAGAGAGCTTCTATGACACAGGGGGGCCCGTCATGACTGTGGACTGCTCAACCGATttgaaggaagaagaagggtTCTCCATGGATGATATATGGAAAGATATTGAGCTTTGTGAAGAGAAGAACATTGTTGTTTATGATGGGAATAAGAGTGAAGAGGGTTGCAACTTCTCAAGTCCACCATCATGGGAGTATTCTTCTGACCCACTTTGGGTGATGGATGAACAAAGTGTGTTATTCCCAACTAGTGACCCATATTTTTCCTCATTTCTAACTGGCTAA
- the LOC130943509 gene encoding aquaporin TIP1-3-like: MPISKIVIGNASELRQGDALKAALAEFISMLIFVFAGQGSGMAYNKLTNNGAATPAGVVAASLSHAFALFVAVSVAANISGGHVNPAVTFGAFIGGHITLLRTILYWIAQLLGSVVACLLLKFATAGLETSAFALSSGVGASNALVFEIVMTFGLVYTVYATAVDPKKGDIGIIAPIAIGFIVGANILAGGAFDGASMNPAVSFGPAVVSWTWANHWVYWTGPFIGSAIAAIVYDTFFINHHTHEPLPVADY, translated from the exons ATGCCgatctctaaaattgtgattgGAAATGCTTCTGAGTTGAGGCAAGGCGATGCGCTTAAGGCCGCACTCGCTGAGTTCATCTCAATGCTTATCTTTGTTTTTGCCGGACAAGGCTCCGGCATGGCTTATAATAAGTTGACAAACAATGGCGCAGCAACACCAGCTGGCGTAGTGGCAGCATCATTGTCTCACGCCTTTGCTCTCTTTGTTGCAGTCTCCGTTGCCGCCAACATCTCCGGCGGCCACGTCAACCCTGCCGTCACTTTCGGCGCTTTCATTGGTGGCCACATCACTCTCCTCAGAACCATTCTCTACTGGATTGCTCAGTTGCTTGGCTCCGTTGTTGCTTGCTTGCTCCTTAAATTCGCCACAGCCGGACTA GAAACATCTGCATTTGCACTATCTTCTGGGGTTGGAGCATCGAATGCATTGGTGTTTGAGATTGTGATGACCTTTGGTCTGGTGTACACGGTGTATGCTACTGCCGTGGACCCAAAGAAGGGTGACATTgggatcattgctccaattgcCATTGGCTTCATTGTGGGTGCTAACATATTAGCCGGTGGGGCATTTGATGGTGCATCCATGAACCCAGCTGTATCTTTTGGGCCTGCTGTTGTTAGCTGGACTTGGGCCAACCACTGGGTCTACTGGACCGGCCCATTCATTGGTTCTGCTATTGCAGCTATTGTCTACGACACTTTCTTTATTAACCACCACACTCATGAACCGCTCCCCGTCGCAGATTACTAG
- the LOC130943824 gene encoding ATP synthase small subunit 6-A, mitochondrial-like, giving the protein MRLFDPWPVFFKREFKRNWPFLVGFATSGFIVTKFSLSLTEEDAKKSPFVQQHRR; this is encoded by the exons ATGCGTCTTTTCGATCCATGGCCTGTGTTCTTCAAGCGCGAATTCAAGCGCAACTGGCCCTTCCTCGTTGGATTTGCCACCAGCGGGTTCATTGTAACCAAATTCTCTCTCAGTCTTACTG AGGAGGATGCCAAAAAATCGCCATTCGTTCAGCAGCACAGGAGGTAA